The genomic DNA GGAACAAGGCTGCGCGTCAGGAGACACCGATCTCTTCCCCAATTCAGCCGTGTCTCACTGCATAAAGGTTTCCTGTCCGGCGCTGCTGGCGTCCGGATACCACTCGCAGTACTGGTTTTACTTTTTGACAGGGTATGGAGGAGAAGATGAAGAAAGCTTTGCTCGCCGCATCGCTGCTGTCCATCGGCGTTGCTGCGCATGCACAGAGCAGCGTGACGCTGTACGGGCGTCTGGACGCTGGTCTCGAAGCCATGTGGGGCGTGCCGACCAACGCGAACGCCGCCGGCGTGGCCACCAACAGCTCGCACCGCTTCAAGGCGGAAAGCGGTGACTGGGGTACCAGCCTGTGGGGTTTGAAGGGTGCTGAAGACCTCGGCGCCGGCTACAAGGCGGTGTTCCAGTTGGAAGGCTCCTTCAACACGATGACGGGCCAGGGCCCTGGCGGTGGCGGTCTCTTCAATCGCTGGGCAACCGTCGGTGTCGCAAGCAACCAGTTCGGTACCCTGCTCCTCGGTCGCGAACTCTTCATCTCCAACGGCGTGTGGGACTTCGATCCGTTCGGTCAGTCGAACTGGTCGTCGGCGTCGCTGGTGCGTGGCCGCAACTGGCCGCAATCGAGCAACAACATTTCGTACCAGTCGCCGAAGATCGCCGGCTTTGACTTCTACGGTCAATACGCGCTGTCGAACGCGACGAACTGGAACGGTAATGGCACGACGCCGCAAGGCCGTGAAGGTGGCGCTCAGGTTACCTACACGTCGTCGATCTTCCAGGTTCGCGGTATCTATGACGAAATCCGCAACCCGGCCAACGGTTCGCTCGGCGGCGGTTCCAGCGCGATCAACGCTGGCAACGTGGGCCAAGGCGTGTTCGCGTTCTCGCGTGAATACACGGCAGCTGTGAACGTGTTCCTCGGTCAGTTCAAGATCCAGGGCGCGTATCAGGCGATCCGCACGTCGGGTATCACGGGTGCAGCGTCAGGCACGCCGACGACGCTCGATCACGAGTGGGGCGGTGTGACGTGGCAAGCCACGCCGGCAGCCGCGCTGATCGCAGCCGTGTACCACGTGAACGCCAACAACGGCGGCGGCAACGCAACGCTGTACACGATCGGCGGTTCGTACAACCTGTCGAAGCGCACGCTGCTGGACATCCAGATCGCGACGACGCAAAACAGCAAGGCAGCGAACTTCGGCCTGAACGCGAACAACTCGGGTACCGCAGTGGCAACCGACAACCCGCTCCTT from Paraburkholderia edwinii includes the following:
- a CDS encoding porin — encoded protein: MKKALLAASLLSIGVAAHAQSSVTLYGRLDAGLEAMWGVPTNANAAGVATNSSHRFKAESGDWGTSLWGLKGAEDLGAGYKAVFQLEGSFNTMTGQGPGGGGLFNRWATVGVASNQFGTLLLGRELFISNGVWDFDPFGQSNWSSASLVRGRNWPQSSNNISYQSPKIAGFDFYGQYALSNATNWNGNGTTPQGREGGAQVTYTSSIFQVRGIYDEIRNPANGSLGGGSSAINAGNVGQGVFAFSREYTAAVNVFLGQFKIQGAYQAIRTSGITGAASGTPTTLDHEWGGVTWQATPAAALIAAVYHVNANNGGGNATLYTIGGSYNLSKRTLLDIQIATTQNSKAANFGLNANNSGTAVATDNPLLGHSQSGVYAGIQHSF